Proteins encoded in a region of the Flavobacterium sp. PMTSA4 genome:
- a CDS encoding glycoside hydrolase family 16 protein, whose amino-acid sequence MKKVKLILVIVFCVLIPLISCSSDSGDNSSNNKPSNLVVNTEIVGLTASLPNGDGSGVVNFIISADNATSYKLLIGTETITSTSGIVSHTFNQSGTNTYTIYVSAYNGNEFISTTVNLTVYVTPSLVWSDEFNVNGSPDNTKWSYETGTGSGGWGNNELQYYTNRPENVKVENGLLKITAIKENYSGSAYTSGRIVTKDKYSVKYGRIDIRAKLPIGGGTWPALWMLGNNISSAGWPACGEIDIMEHVGNDLNRIHGTLHYPGHSGGNADSSSILISNVSSEFHVYSIDWNASFIKFYVDNQLFYTFNNGGNLPFNQPFFFILNCAMGGNFGGSVDPNFVSSTLEVDYVRVYN is encoded by the coding sequence ATGAAAAAAGTAAAGCTAATTTTAGTAATCGTTTTTTGTGTTCTTATACCTTTAATAAGTTGTAGTAGTGATTCAGGGGATAATTCTTCTAATAATAAACCTTCAAACTTAGTTGTAAACACAGAGATTGTAGGATTAACTGCTTCATTGCCAAATGGAGATGGAAGTGGTGTTGTGAATTTCATAATATCTGCCGATAATGCAACATCTTACAAATTATTGATTGGTACAGAAACAATCACATCAACATCCGGAATAGTTAGTCATACTTTTAATCAGTCTGGAACAAATACTTATACTATCTATGTTTCAGCCTATAATGGGAATGAGTTTATTTCAACAACAGTTAACTTAACTGTTTATGTAACGCCAAGTCTAGTTTGGTCTGATGAGTTTAATGTTAATGGTTCACCAGACAATACTAAATGGAGTTATGAAACAGGAACTGGTTCAGGTGGATGGGGAAATAATGAGTTGCAGTATTATACCAATCGTCCCGAAAATGTTAAAGTAGAAAATGGATTATTGAAAATTACAGCTATTAAAGAAAATTATAGTGGAAGCGCATACACCTCAGGACGTATTGTCACAAAAGATAAATATTCTGTTAAATACGGAAGAATTGATATCAGAGCAAAGCTTCCTATTGGAGGTGGAACATGGCCTGCGCTTTGGATGCTAGGAAATAATATTTCTTCTGCAGGTTGGCCTGCTTGTGGAGAAATTGATATAATGGAACATGTTGGAAACGATTTGAATAGAATTCATGGAACGCTACATTATCCTGGTCATTCAGGAGGTAATGCAGATAGCTCAAGTATCTTGATTTCAAATGTTTCATCAGAGTTTCATGTTTATTCTATCGATTGGAATGCTTCATTTATAAAATTTTATGTTGACAACCAGTTGTTTTATACGTTTAACAACGGTGGTAATTTACCTTTCAACCAACCTTTCTTTTTCATTTTAAATTGTGCAATGGGAGGAAATTTTGGTGGTTCAGTTGATCCAAACTTCGTGAGTTCAACTCTTGAAGTGGATTATGTTAGAGTCTATAATTAA
- a CDS encoding helix-turn-helix and ligand-binding sensor domain-containing protein: MIYYLTAMNKISFYFFTLFFLAFSSFSQDLPPIVKFKSNVYGAGNQNWMVSEDENQFVYFANNEGLLEYNGSNWKLYPSPNETIIRSVKVIGSRIYTGCYMEFGYWERNSEGLLQYVSLSSKIKDKLIEDEHFWNILEADNWILFQSFNRIYVYDLKKKTFQFIDNHPYIFRIYKIDNSIYFQAVGEGLYEVVNGQSLLVNDDERIKTNRIVEIFENQDGLLLQTERAGIFQLKEGKLQPYHFVSEDELRPNSIFCAKKLSNGGFALGTISNGVYILDKAGKTEYHIKQNSGLSNNTILSLEEDSANNLWLGLDNGIDCINIQSPAKSYLDDEGYLGTVYASIKFKDNIYLGTNQGLFYKEVNSKGKFQLVNGTKGQVWALFEHDNTLFCGHDLGTFIIEGTSPQLIFKGTGTWKFNNYPGNSNIILQGNYNGLSVLEKNNSEWKFRNKIEAFDISSRYFEIEDKTKKIYIGHEYKGIIEVDLNESLRKANSFKIVENPKKGKHISLAKYNGTIFFAGKQGIFKLNPTKDIFVKDKNLSAVFDNDEYISGKINVDKSNKMWVFTRNYIYYFTSGNFNSELKKHKISIPFAITNPMIGYENITQISNNEYLVGKTDGYFIINLNNFKVQTHKVYLTSVSVNSLENPVKSLKISEESELNYDENNLTFDFTVPQYNRFIDVEYQYILEGFQNKWSEWSGKSTVNFKNLPPGTYKFMVKAKIANDIQDNIIVYNFTINKPWYLTNLAVIIYLFLFIICAYYINKSYQNYYQKQKEKLIEENNLLLEISALENEQQLMKLRNEQLTQDMDAKNRELAVSTMSLIKKNELLEIIKEDLKKSAEVSSNRSLKTVISTINRNISNDDSWNKFKEAFDNADKDFLKKIKNAHPSLTPSDLKLCAYLRMNLSSKEIAPMLNISIRSVEIKRYRLRKKLNLTHDDGLVNYILSI; the protein is encoded by the coding sequence ATGATTTACTACTTAACAGCCATGAATAAAATATCATTTTACTTTTTTACTCTATTTTTCTTAGCCTTTTCATCATTTAGTCAAGACCTACCTCCAATTGTAAAGTTTAAATCAAATGTCTATGGTGCAGGCAATCAAAACTGGATGGTTTCAGAAGATGAAAATCAGTTTGTTTATTTTGCAAACAATGAAGGTTTATTAGAATACAACGGTTCAAATTGGAAATTATACCCTTCACCAAACGAAACTATAATTCGCTCTGTAAAAGTTATTGGTTCTAGGATTTATACAGGTTGTTATATGGAGTTTGGTTACTGGGAAAGAAACTCTGAAGGATTGTTGCAATATGTTTCATTGAGTAGTAAAATAAAAGACAAGCTAATAGAGGATGAACATTTTTGGAATATTTTAGAAGCAGATAATTGGATACTTTTTCAATCATTTAACAGAATTTACGTTTATGATTTAAAGAAAAAAACATTTCAGTTCATAGACAATCACCCATATATCTTCAGAATTTATAAAATTGATAATTCAATTTATTTTCAAGCTGTTGGCGAAGGTTTGTATGAAGTTGTCAATGGGCAAAGTTTACTTGTAAATGACGACGAAAGAATTAAAACTAATCGAATTGTAGAAATTTTCGAAAATCAAGACGGATTATTGTTGCAAACAGAGCGAGCTGGAATTTTTCAATTAAAAGAAGGTAAACTTCAACCATATCATTTTGTTTCCGAGGATGAATTGAGACCTAATTCTATTTTTTGTGCTAAAAAACTATCCAATGGTGGCTTTGCGCTCGGAACTATCTCAAACGGAGTTTACATTTTAGACAAAGCAGGCAAAACAGAGTATCACATTAAGCAAAACTCAGGTTTAAGTAATAATACAATACTTTCATTAGAAGAAGATTCGGCTAACAATTTGTGGCTTGGTTTAGACAACGGAATTGATTGCATCAATATTCAGTCACCAGCAAAAAGCTATTTGGATGATGAAGGTTACTTAGGAACCGTTTATGCTTCAATAAAATTCAAGGATAACATATACTTAGGAACCAATCAGGGGTTGTTTTATAAAGAGGTAAACTCGAAAGGTAAATTTCAGTTAGTAAATGGTACTAAAGGTCAGGTTTGGGCATTGTTTGAGCATGATAACACTTTGTTTTGCGGACATGATTTAGGAACATTTATAATAGAAGGCACATCACCGCAATTGATTTTTAAAGGTACAGGAACTTGGAAATTCAATAATTATCCAGGCAATTCCAATATAATTTTACAAGGAAACTACAATGGGTTATCGGTTTTAGAAAAAAACAATAGCGAATGGAAATTCAGAAATAAAATAGAAGCATTCGATATATCTTCCCGTTATTTTGAAATTGAAGACAAGACTAAAAAAATCTATATTGGTCATGAATATAAAGGAATTATAGAAGTTGATTTAAATGAAAGCTTAAGAAAGGCAAACTCATTTAAAATAGTAGAAAATCCAAAAAAAGGAAAGCATATTAGTTTGGCAAAATATAATGGGACAATATTTTTTGCAGGAAAACAAGGGATTTTTAAATTAAATCCAACCAAAGACATTTTTGTTAAGGATAAAAATTTAAGTGCTGTTTTTGATAACGACGAATATATATCTGGAAAAATAAATGTAGATAAATCTAATAAAATGTGGGTTTTCACAAGGAATTACATTTATTACTTTACATCAGGAAATTTCAATAGCGAACTTAAGAAACATAAAATATCAATTCCTTTTGCTATAACCAATCCAATGATTGGGTATGAAAATATTACACAAATATCAAATAACGAATATTTAGTCGGAAAAACAGATGGTTATTTTATAATTAATCTGAATAATTTTAAGGTACAGACACATAAAGTATACCTCACATCTGTTAGTGTCAATAGTTTAGAAAATCCAGTTAAAAGCTTGAAAATTAGTGAAGAATCAGAATTAAATTATGATGAAAACAATTTGACTTTTGATTTTACAGTACCTCAGTACAATCGCTTTATAGATGTTGAATATCAATACATCCTCGAAGGGTTTCAGAATAAATGGAGCGAATGGAGCGGAAAATCAACAGTTAATTTCAAAAACTTACCACCAGGAACGTATAAGTTTATGGTAAAAGCAAAAATCGCTAATGATATTCAGGATAATATAATTGTATATAATTTTACAATCAACAAACCATGGTATCTTACCAATCTTGCTGTGATTATTTATTTATTCCTTTTCATCATTTGTGCCTATTATATTAATAAGTCTTATCAAAACTATTACCAAAAGCAGAAAGAAAAACTGATTGAAGAAAATAATTTATTGTTAGAGATATCAGCTTTAGAAAACGAACAGCAATTAATGAAATTGCGAAATGAACAGCTAACTCAAGATATGGATGCTAAAAACAGAGAATTGGCAGTTTCAACAATGAGTTTGATTAAAAAGAATGAGTTGCTGGAAATTATCAAGGAAGATTTAAAGAAATCAGCTGAAGTGAGTTCAAACAGAAGTTTAAAAACTGTTATATCAACAATAAACAGAAACATTTCTAATGATGATTCTTGGAATAAATTTAAAGAAGCATTTGATAATGCTGATAAAGACTTCTTAAAGAAGATTAAAAACGCACATCCAAGTTTAACACCTAGCGATTTGAAATTATGTGCCTATTTACGTATGAATTTATCTTCAAAAGAGATTGCTCCAATGTTGAACATTTCGATACGAAGTGTTGAAATAAAACGCTATCGTTTGCGAAAAAAACTAAATTTAACGCATGATGACGGCTTGGTAAATTATATTTTGAGCATCTAA
- a CDS encoding RagB/SusD family nutrient uptake outer membrane protein, which yields MKKEVKIFLYAAIVIFITSCSSDFMDVKPEGMTTEDNYYKDEAQAKAALTSVYDLLRKNSGGFENMITMFNAASDDHVAGGGGESDGAGIQSFSNYTINPYTIPVSFWSDYYKGIYRANVLLSKLPGVPMDENVKVRFTAEAKTLRAYYYFNLVRMFKNVPLITQPLSASEFYNVPQALPEDVYAQIEQDLLESIDNLPTTVTIETDGGRLTRGAAKAILGKVYLYEGKNTLAAEQFLDVNGTPGQTSQYGYHLLSSFADLWSFTNKFNTESILEVSHSAQGSYWGIWGSSSDEGNTVNVMVGPRSYNKLDNQAPELPSGWSFNVFTQNFYDFMQGDPRFNATVFDLKTLNQDGHASYIAGYQDTGYFLNKFLPKQADVYDGSLGGDAVLNYAQNTYAIRLADTYLMEAEALGGTGGRAQALLDAVRARVGLSSVPVSMSAIKDERRRELAGEGHRWFDLVRWGDAPAKLGNRGFVAGKNEILPIPIAETNNTLIQQNPIY from the coding sequence ATGAAAAAAGAAGTAAAAATATTTTTGTATGCTGCTATTGTAATATTTATTACATCGTGTAGTAGCGATTTTATGGATGTCAAACCAGAAGGAATGACAACTGAAGATAATTATTATAAAGATGAGGCTCAGGCAAAAGCAGCCTTGACCTCTGTTTATGATTTATTGAGAAAAAACTCGGGCGGTTTTGAAAACATGATAACTATGTTCAATGCAGCATCAGACGATCATGTTGCTGGTGGTGGAGGTGAAAGTGATGGAGCAGGTATTCAGTCATTTTCAAATTATACTATAAATCCTTATACAATACCTGTAAGCTTTTGGAGCGACTATTACAAAGGAATTTACAGAGCTAATGTATTATTATCCAAGCTTCCGGGTGTACCAATGGATGAGAACGTTAAAGTAAGATTTACTGCAGAAGCAAAAACGTTAAGAGCCTATTATTATTTCAATCTTGTTAGAATGTTTAAAAACGTTCCTCTAATAACTCAACCTCTATCGGCTTCAGAATTCTATAATGTGCCTCAAGCATTACCAGAAGATGTATATGCTCAGATAGAACAGGATTTATTAGAATCAATTGATAATTTGCCTACCACTGTTACTATCGAAACTGATGGAGGAAGATTAACAAGAGGAGCTGCAAAAGCTATCTTGGGTAAAGTTTATCTTTATGAAGGTAAAAATACTTTAGCAGCGGAGCAATTTTTAGATGTAAATGGAACTCCTGGACAAACAAGTCAATATGGTTACCATTTATTGAGCAGTTTTGCTGATTTATGGAGTTTTACCAATAAGTTCAACACAGAGTCTATTCTTGAAGTATCTCATTCTGCTCAAGGTTCATATTGGGGTATTTGGGGAAGTAGCTCAGATGAAGGCAATACCGTAAACGTTATGGTTGGACCAAGAAGTTATAACAAGCTTGATAATCAAGCACCAGAACTTCCATCTGGATGGAGTTTCAATGTATTTACTCAAAACTTCTATGATTTCATGCAAGGTGATCCTAGATTTAATGCAACAGTGTTTGATCTAAAAACACTTAATCAAGATGGTCATGCTAGTTATATAGCAGGTTATCAGGATACAGGTTATTTCTTGAACAAATTTTTACCTAAACAAGCTGACGTTTACGATGGAAGTTTAGGTGGAGATGCAGTTTTAAACTATGCTCAAAATACTTATGCCATTAGATTAGCAGATACTTATCTTATGGAAGCTGAAGCATTAGGCGGTACTGGAGGCAGAGCACAAGCTTTGTTAGACGCAGTAAGAGCAAGAGTTGGACTTTCATCTGTGCCAGTATCTATGAGTGCTATCAAAGACGAAAGAAGAAGAGAGTTAGCTGGTGAAGGACATAGATGGTTTGATTTAGTTCGTTGGGGTGATGCACCTGCTAAGTTAGGAAACAGAGGTTTTGTTGCTGGTAAAAACGAAATTTTACCAATTCCTATTGCTGAAACTAATAACACCTTAATTCAACAAAATCCAATTTATTAA
- a CDS encoding glycoside hydrolase family 30 protein, producing the protein MKKKINRKWKHLASLLIIFIGCSSSPDSGEGGNTNPITNDVTFWLTKGNETVKLEKQNTVLGFTTNTNSYPNIEVNQNQTFQTIDGFGYTLTGGSAEVINQLAASKKQELLQDLFGNSINSISVSYLRIGIGATDLNSSVFSYDDMPAGQTDVGLTNFSLSQDSQLINLLKEIILINPNIKIMATPWSAPVWMKDNGSSVGGSLQQQYYGVYAQYFVRYIQAMQQEGISISAITPQNEPLHGGNNPSMLMTALQQADFIKNHLGPAFQTNGITTKIIVYDHNCDRPDYPITVMSDSNANQYIDGAAFHLYGGDISALSNVHNAFPNKNLYFTEQYTAANGSFEGDLKWHLKNVIIGSMRNWSKNALEWNLANNTSFGPHTQGGCDSCKGAITINGNFSYTKNVSYYIIAHASKFVPQGSIRIGSSQISNVSNVVFKTPDGKYVMIAVNDSTSAQVFNVKFNGKWVLVSLDSGSAGTFIW; encoded by the coding sequence ATGAAAAAGAAAATCAATAGAAAATGGAAGCATCTAGCTTCATTATTAATAATATTTATAGGATGTTCATCATCACCAGACAGTGGCGAAGGAGGAAACACAAATCCTATAACAAATGATGTTACTTTTTGGTTGACAAAAGGCAATGAAACCGTAAAGTTAGAAAAACAAAATACGGTTTTAGGTTTTACAACTAATACAAATTCCTATCCAAATATTGAGGTTAACCAAAATCAAACTTTTCAAACTATTGATGGATTTGGATATACACTAACAGGAGGAAGTGCTGAAGTAATAAATCAGTTAGCAGCCTCAAAAAAACAAGAATTATTGCAGGACCTTTTTGGAAATTCAATTAATTCTATTTCTGTCAGTTATTTAAGAATAGGCATTGGAGCAACCGATTTGAATAGCTCAGTGTTTAGTTATGATGATATGCCTGCTGGTCAAACAGATGTTGGGTTAACAAATTTTAGTCTTTCTCAAGACAGCCAGTTAATTAATCTTCTAAAAGAAATTATATTAATCAATCCAAACATAAAAATTATGGCTACTCCATGGTCAGCACCAGTTTGGATGAAAGATAATGGTAGTTCAGTTGGAGGAAGCTTACAGCAACAATATTATGGAGTTTATGCGCAATATTTTGTTAGATATATTCAAGCAATGCAACAAGAAGGTATATCTATTAGTGCAATTACACCACAAAATGAGCCTCTTCATGGAGGTAACAATCCAAGTATGCTTATGACTGCATTACAACAAGCAGATTTTATTAAAAATCATCTAGGTCCAGCTTTTCAAACTAATGGAATTACAACAAAAATTATAGTTTATGACCATAATTGTGACAGACCTGATTATCCAATAACAGTTATGTCTGATAGTAATGCTAATCAATACATTGATGGTGCTGCATTTCATTTATACGGTGGAGATATTTCAGCTTTAAGCAATGTTCATAATGCATTTCCAAACAAGAATCTTTATTTCACAGAGCAATATACTGCTGCTAATGGTTCATTTGAAGGCGATTTAAAATGGCATTTGAAAAATGTGATTATTGGTTCTATGCGCAACTGGAGTAAAAATGCTCTTGAATGGAATTTAGCAAATAATACATCATTCGGACCACATACACAAGGTGGATGTGATAGCTGTAAAGGAGCAATTACTATTAATGGAAATTTTAGTTACACTAAAAACGTTAGTTATTATATAATTGCACATGCTTCAAAATTTGTTCCTCAAGGTTCAATTAGAATAGGTTCGAGTCAAATATCAAATGTTTCAAATGTAGTTTTTAAAACTCCCGATGGTAAGTATGTTATGATTGCTGTAAATGATAGCACTTCCGCACAAGTATTTAATGTAAAGTTTAATGGTAAATGGGTTCTGGTTTCATTAGATTCTGGTTCCGCAGGAACATTTATCTGGTAA
- a CDS encoding SusC/RagA family TonB-linked outer membrane protein → MKVKQIFEKFRDNVFLFSLLFFMSVTGLAQKQVSGTVSSGGMPLPGANVVAKGYQVSTTTDIDGKFNFSVPNEATALVVSFIGYNTQEVTITSGEMNISLSEAENKLEEVVVNVGYGTQKKSVVTAAISKVTAKDLEKVPNSRVEQALQGRTAGVTIAMNAGQPGSGSTVRVRGITTLNDNNPLWVVDGIVVDSGALGAINQADIESIEVLKDASAAIYGTRAAAGVILITTKKGKEGKLSITYNGFVGTSSPERFVKLLNATQYGAIMNERYINGNGAGNIPYPDLGSLGKGTDWQKEIFNTSARRFSHELSLSGGNDKSNYYLSFGNQYQEGIVLPEISNWDKKNIRLNSNHKVKDWLTVGQTIGYTYQKTMGIGNTNSEYGGPLSSALALDPITPVVVTDPVIANAAPYNNEFSVKDSNGNPYGISGTVGQEMTNPIAYAKTRMGQYSWSHDFIGNVFAEIKPAKGFKFRSVLAGKLAFWGGEGFTPLYYLSATVNNVTGKNNISRIENKALNWNVENTLTYEKSINNHSFSVLLGQGAYKNNQFYTVTSATHYNLSTNNWQDASFNDATVTSDNKIGYAYDVAANTLTSLFGRVTYDYKEKYLFSGLIRRDGSSKFGKNNKYGNFPSVSFGWVPSKEDFWKANDIVNNLKFRASWGVIGNDRIGDFGFLALIDGGRNYTFGNTGVVTSGSSPGRISNPDLKWEETVQTNFGFDTRLLNDFNFSFDWYSKKTSGILQEDRSIPGYVGADGYPLANIADMKNTGLEFELGYGKRFDNGFNLSAKANFATVKNEVTGLGKSIDFYDGPGFQSMNAVSRIEVGHSYGEFYGFQTAGIFQNQAEINSYVNSSGGLIQPNAVPGDFRWTDGNGDGQITDDDKVYLGSPLPKFTFGFTLNMDYKNFDLMIFAQGAGGNKIFQGLRRLDIATANYQTDVLTRWTGEGTSNTYPRVTTDDTNGNFSKMSNFYLEDGDYLRFKVVQFGYSLPSSIVNKTGFQKVRLYVSGENLFTLTKYTGFDPEIGGDVMGIDRGYYPQARSLMFGANIQF, encoded by the coding sequence ATGAAAGTAAAGCAAATTTTTGAAAAATTCAGGGATAATGTTTTCCTATTTTCACTACTATTCTTTATGTCTGTAACTGGTCTTGCTCAAAAACAAGTCAGCGGAACAGTCAGCTCAGGTGGAATGCCTCTACCAGGAGCAAACGTTGTGGCAAAAGGCTATCAGGTCAGCACAACAACCGATATTGACGGTAAATTCAATTTTAGTGTGCCCAACGAGGCTACAGCATTAGTTGTGTCATTTATTGGATACAATACTCAAGAGGTTACAATTACTTCGGGGGAAATGAATATTTCCTTATCAGAAGCAGAAAATAAACTTGAGGAAGTTGTTGTCAATGTTGGTTATGGTACACAAAAGAAAAGCGTAGTAACTGCTGCCATTTCTAAAGTTACAGCAAAAGATTTAGAAAAAGTACCTAACAGTAGAGTTGAACAAGCTCTCCAAGGAAGAACTGCTGGTGTTACAATCGCAATGAATGCAGGTCAACCTGGTTCTGGTTCTACTGTCCGTGTTAGAGGTATTACAACATTGAATGATAACAATCCTTTATGGGTTGTTGACGGAATAGTTGTTGATAGTGGAGCTTTAGGAGCAATTAATCAAGCAGACATTGAGTCTATTGAGGTTTTAAAAGATGCTTCAGCGGCCATTTATGGAACAAGAGCTGCTGCGGGTGTTATTTTGATTACTACCAAAAAAGGTAAAGAAGGTAAACTCTCAATAACATACAATGGTTTTGTGGGTACTTCTTCGCCGGAGCGTTTTGTTAAGCTTCTTAATGCTACTCAGTATGGAGCTATAATGAATGAAAGATATATTAATGGTAATGGAGCAGGAAATATTCCTTATCCCGATTTAGGTTCATTGGGTAAAGGAACCGATTGGCAAAAAGAAATTTTCAATACTAGTGCTCGAAGATTCTCTCATGAGTTAAGTTTAAGTGGTGGAAATGACAAGTCTAACTACTATTTGTCTTTTGGTAATCAATATCAGGAAGGTATTGTTTTGCCTGAAATTTCAAATTGGGATAAAAAGAATATTAGATTAAATTCAAATCACAAAGTAAAAGATTGGTTAACTGTTGGTCAAACAATTGGATATACCTACCAAAAAACAATGGGTATAGGTAATACCAACAGTGAATACGGCGGACCATTGAGTTCAGCTTTAGCTTTAGATCCTATAACTCCTGTTGTTGTTACTGATCCTGTAATTGCAAACGCAGCACCATATAATAATGAATTTTCGGTAAAAGATAGTAACGGAAATCCATATGGAATTTCTGGAACTGTTGGTCAAGAAATGACAAATCCAATTGCATATGCAAAAACAAGAATGGGACAATATAGTTGGTCACACGATTTCATAGGAAATGTTTTTGCTGAAATAAAACCTGCTAAAGGATTTAAATTCAGATCAGTTTTAGCTGGAAAATTAGCGTTTTGGGGTGGAGAAGGATTTACACCTTTGTATTATCTTAGTGCAACAGTAAATAATGTGACTGGAAAAAACAATATTTCAAGAATTGAAAATAAAGCTTTAAACTGGAATGTTGAAAATACTTTAACCTATGAAAAATCAATAAACAATCATAGTTTTTCAGTTTTATTAGGTCAAGGAGCTTATAAAAACAATCAGTTTTATACAGTAACTAGTGCAACTCATTACAATCTTTCAACTAATAACTGGCAAGATGCTTCTTTTAACGATGCCACTGTAACGAGTGATAATAAAATTGGTTATGCCTATGATGTAGCAGCGAACACATTAACATCTTTATTCGGAAGGGTAACCTATGATTACAAAGAAAAATACCTTTTTTCTGGTTTAATAAGAAGAGATGGTTCTTCTAAATTTGGAAAAAACAATAAGTACGGAAACTTCCCTTCTGTATCTTTCGGATGGGTGCCTTCTAAAGAAGATTTTTGGAAAGCAAATGATATTGTAAACAACCTTAAATTTAGAGCAAGTTGGGGTGTTATTGGTAATGATAGAATTGGAGATTTTGGTTTCTTGGCTCTTATAGATGGAGGAAGAAATTATACTTTTGGAAATACTGGAGTAGTAACTTCTGGTTCAAGTCCTGGAAGAATTTCAAACCCTGATTTGAAATGGGAAGAAACAGTTCAAACAAACTTTGGATTTGATACAAGACTATTAAATGACTTCAATTTTAGTTTTGATTGGTATTCCAAAAAAACTTCTGGAATTCTCCAAGAAGATAGATCTATTCCTGGTTATGTAGGTGCTGATGGTTATCCATTAGCAAATATAGCTGATATGAAAAACACTGGTTTAGAGTTTGAACTAGGCTACGGAAAAAGATTTGATAATGGGTTTAATTTATCAGCTAAAGCAAATTTTGCAACAGTAAAAAATGAAGTAACAGGATTAGGAAAAAGTATAGATTTCTATGATGGACCTGGTTTCCAGTCTATGAATGCAGTTTCTAGAATTGAAGTAGGACATAGTTATGGTGAATTTTATGGTTTTCAGACAGCAGGTATTTTCCAAAATCAAGCTGAAATCAACTCTTATGTTAATTCTAGTGGAGGATTAATTCAACCAAATGCTGTTCCGGGTGATTTTAGATGGACAGATGGTAATGGAGATGGACAAATTACTGACGATGATAAAGTTTATTTAGGTTCTCCTTTACCAAAATTCACATTTGGGTTTACATTGAATATGGATTATAAAAATTTCGATTTAATGATTTTTGCTCAGGGTGCTGGTGGTAACAAAATATTCCAAGGTTTACGCAGATTAGACATAGCTACGGCTAACTATCAAACAGATGTTCTTACCAGATGGACAGGTGAAGGAACATCAAACACTTATCCTCGTGTAACTACAGACGACACTAACGGTAACTTTAGTAAAATGTCAAATTTTTATCTAGAAGATGGTGATTACTTACGTTTCAAAGTGGTTCAATTCGGTTATTCGTTGCCAAGTTCAATTGTCAATAAAACTGGATTTCAAAAAGTGAGACTTTATGTTTCTGGAGAAAATTTATTTACGTTAACTAAATATACTGGTTTTGATCCTGAAATTGGAGGAGACGTAATGGGTATTGATAGAGGTTATTATCCACAAGCTCGTTCATTGATGTTTGGAGCAAATATTCAATTCTAA